AAAGCTGGGCAACGTATTGGCGACAAACATCTTGCCCGAGGCAATCATATTGACCCGCGCATAGATCGTATTGGCGATAGAAACAAAGGTTGGATACCAGGGTTTGATGGCCAAAAACACCAGCCCGACGCCTGCGCCTGTAAACCAAGCCAGCATTAACATTCCAAGCGCGCCAATTGGATCGTCGATCACAACCGGCTGCACGGCAACGTGATAGACAAACAGGATGCCAAGCAGGGACAGCATTTGGATATACAAGGTGCCCAACGCGGCTGCCATAATTGCAATGGCGGTATTCATTGGGGCGTGTTTCATCATGGGCGATGACGGCCCTTCGGCCCCCACAACCGCGCCCATGGTCTTGGTATGGGTCATGAACAAAAAGATGCCGGACATGATATACAGCAAAAAGTCGCCGCGAATGGCCGCGCCTTTTAGCCCAAGTATCGAGAACATCAAAAAGAAGGCCAAAACAAAAATGGCCGCCTGCATCATGTTTAAAAGAATCGACATAACGGCGTTGCCGTGGGTCTTTCGCACTTTGCGCACAATCGAATGATAGACCAATTCGGATATAGCAATTGCTGATTGAAGCGCCGTTTTGGGCCCAGTTTGTTGAAACATGACCGTTGCTGCCCTTTCTGCCACTGTTTGGTGCACGGAATTCTTGCCGTTCCGCGTCGCGCACAGCATAAGAGGACAAAGCTAAATTTTCAACAAATGCCTAGGCAGGAGTTTCCATTGGACTACGATACACTTATCCCTGTGATGCGCAGCCTTGCGATTGAAGCAGGCGCGAAAATCATGGAAATCTATAATTCCGACGATTTTGACGTGAAACTTAAATCAGATGACAGCCCGGTAACCGTTGCTGATGAAGCGGCAGATGCAATCATTTCTGCTGGTTTACGCGCCGCATTTCCCGGTGTGATGCTGGTCACCGAAGAGCAATCAGAAAGCCACAAAGCCAAGGGTGATACATTTTTGATTGTCGACCCGCTTGATGGCACTAAAGAGTTTATTCACCGTCGTGGCGATTTTACGGTCAACATTGCTTATGTTGAAAAAGGTGTGCCGCAACGCGGTGTTGTTTATGCGCCTGCCAAAGACCGGATGTTCTTTACATTGGCCAATGGCCAATCTGTCGAAGAAACCGGCGATTTTGCGGTAGATACTATTGGCGCGACCTCTGACATCAATGTGTCAGATGCCGATAATGCAGGCCTGATGATTGTTGCGTCCAAGTCGCATCGTGATCAGGCAACCGAAGATTACATCAACAAATACAACGTCAAAGACAGCAAAAGCGCGGGTTCGTCGCTAAAGTTCTGTTTGGTTGCAACCGGTGAGGCGGATATATATCCGCGCGTTGGTCGCACAATGGAATGGGACACAGCAGCAGGTCATGCGGTTTTGTTGGGAGCCGGTGGCGACGTGGTACGGTTTGATGACCACACACCGTTGACCTATGGCAAAGAGGATTTCGCGAACCCGTTCTTTATCGCTTACGCCCCAAGCGTCGAGCTGAAAAAAGCATAAGCGGAGTTTCTGAAAATTGTATAAAGCGGGCCATTAGGGCCTGCTTTTTTATTGGTTTACCAAGTTGGCGCTGTCTTGGTTTTCAAAGTTTGCTTCGACCCATTTGTGTATGACTTGCAGCGCCTGTTCCTCGTTGCGCAACTCAATAGCCTTGCGCAGTTCTTGCAAAATATTTGCAACTTCGATTTCCGACGGGTGAAATTCTTGCGCACGTAAAATTTTGGGGTGAGGCGTAGTCAGCATATCTTTGCCGATCAGCAGCTCTTCGTGCATTTTTTCACCAGGGCGCATGCCAATGAATTCAATTTCGATGTCGCCGTCTGGTGTTGCTTCGTCGCGTACTTTAAACCCTGCGCCTTCGATCATTTGCCGGGCCACATCATAGATCAGCACAGGTTTGCCCATGTCCAAAACAAAGACATCGCCACCACGCGAATAGGCACCGGCCAATAGTACCAACCGCACCGCTTCCGGTATCGTCATGAAATAGCGCGTGACATCAGAGTGGGTCACAGTCAAAGGACCGCCGCGGCGAATCTGTTTTTCAAACAGCGGGATGACCGAGCCAGAAGACCCGAGAACATTGCCAAATCGGACCATTGCAAACCGGGTTGTGGTGCTGCGCGTGGCAAGGTCTTGGATGACCATTTCTGCAAGCCGCTTTGAGGCCCCCATGAAAGATGTTGGGCGGACGGCTTTGTCAGAGGAAATCAGAATAAACCGTTCGACGCCAGCGACGCGTGCGGCCTCGGCAACGATCTTGGTCCCAAGCACATTGTTTTGCAGACCCTGAAGGCAGTTTTGCTCGACCAATGGCACGTGTTTATAGGCCGCAGCATGCAGCACCACATCGATATCATAGGTTTCCAGGGTTTCTTTCACTAATGGCACGTCGGTGACCGACCCTAGTATTGCGATCACAGGCACGCCGTTTGCCAAGTCTTCCAGTTCCGCTTGGATCTGATATAGCGCCAACTCGCTGTGATCGATCAGCACGAGGCAACTTGGCGGGCAGGTGAGGATTTGGCGGCACAGCTCAGAGCCAATCGACCCGCCTGCGCCCGTGACAAGGATACGTCGACCCTTATAGGCTTGGGCTTGCTGGGGCATGTCAGCTTCAAATTTGTCACGTCCAAGTAGCGAAGACAGTTTGACCGGGCGCAGGTCTGGCGCAATGTTTTTGCCTTTTACAACCATTTCAGCAAAGGAGGGCACAGCAAGTACTTCGCATTCCAGGTTTTTCAGCCTGCGACGTATCCGGTTGAGCTTGAATTGGGTTGCAGAAGGCATGGCAACCACCACACGATCGATCTTTTCACGGCGTACCAAAGTTTCAATGCTGTTGGGAGCATAAACACGAAGTCCGCTTATCGTGAGTTTGCGCAGGGCTGTATTGTCATCAATAAATGCAAATGCAATGAATTCATCATCGGTCATCAAAGCGGCTGCCAACTGTTGTCCAGTCTGGCCTGCGCCGTAGATCAATACCTTTTTACGTGTCCGAACAGAGCTGTACGCCTGCATCACCATTTCGCGCAGAACAATACGTGCGCCCACACAAAAAGCAAAAAATGTCAGCGCATAGACAACCAGTGTAGCGACGGGCAAATCGCGTGAAAACCCAGGAAGCATGTTGCAAATCAAACCACAGATGCCGACAACTGAAGCAACCGTGGCTGTTTCTGAAACACCTTGAAGTGCATAGGAATTCAATTTGACGCGGTGAAGGCCAAAAAACCTAATAATTGCTGCACCAAATGGCAGGATTAGCACAAGATAAACGCTGTTTTGCAGCAGAATTTGTGCAGAAAATGGCGGCGAAAGCGTCAACAACTGCGCGACCCAGAAGGCCAGAATCATCATTAATAGGTCGACAACAAACAGTAGCGCGCCCTTTTGAGAGCGGTTTAAAGTTGTGCACAGTCGGTAAATAAAATGATTACTTTCAGCGCCTTTGAGGATGGGAAGTGAATTTTTCATATGTAAATTTCGATGGTAAATTGAAGCCCGTTCGGCCAATGCAAGCTAGTATAATCACGCCTACAAAGCAACCAGTGCTAAACCTATGCGTGTGTCATTTCTATCTAAAATTTCATCTAATTGCTGAATAAACCGGCGAATGTCTGCCTGTAGTCAATGTTTTGGGCGCTTTGGTGCCGCACGCAAGCGTTTGTTCAAAGTTGCAAAAATTATATACAGATCTAGCATCACTGATTGATGTTGCCGATAAATCAAATCGATGTGGGCCTTGCGCGGAACGCAGCGGTTCAAATAGATCGCATCATTTTCGGCACCTGTTGAGCTGCCTTGCAGCAACCGTGTTTCTTCTTTGTTGTAAACAATTGTTGCTAACCCCGTCACTCCGGGGCGACATTTGAGGACTTCTTTGTACAGGTCAGGTCGCAATTCCACATAGCGACGCAGCGGCGGTCGTGGACCAACGTAAGTCATGTCCCCACGGAAAATGTTCCAAAGCTGGGGCAATTCATCAATGCGATATTTGCGGAGCTTTTGGCCCAACGGGGTGATGCGTGCCGCTTTGTGACCACCACTCGCGCCAGTATCAGATTGGTCAGCGGTCATGGTTCTGAATTTCCATAGGGCAAAACCTTGATCCGCAGTTTTCATCCGTTCTGAAACGTAAAAAATCGGCCTGCCCTGCAGGATCAAAACTGCGATGGCTGTAACGATCATCACCGGCAGCAAAAATGGCAACATCAGCAGCACAAGGGTCAGGTCGAAAATTCGTTTTGAAAGGGTCATGGATCTTCAAATTTGGCAATGGATCGAACTGCTATGCCACGTCAGCGCGCATGTCTCAATAGAGGCCGAGGGCGCTTGTCAGATTCCGCGTCAAAGCACCGTTGGCCAAAGCCGCGCTTACATGGCATGAAAGGTATGCTGCACCAAGGAGCTGTGTTCATGTCGCCGTCTTCATTGCTGACCGCTTATCGGATGCGCCTAAAGCGTCGTCGCCTTTTGTGGCGCTCGTTTCGGGCGCGTCGTCAGTTGCAGACGGTTTCGGACCGGACAGGAGTCGTCCAGGGCGACATGGTTCTGGCGGTTTGCGTATTGCGCAACGAGATTTCCCGTCTGCCATATTTTCTCGAACACTATCGGGCGCTGGGCGTGGGGCATTTTCTTTGTGTTGATAACAACAGCGATGATGGCACCACTGACTATCTTGCTGCGCAGGCAGATGTTTCACTTTGGTCGACTTCGGCGAGCTATCGCGCGGCCCGTTTTGGGCTTGATTGGCTTACCTATTTGCAGATGAAATATGCTGTGGGCCATTGGTGCCTGATGGCTGATGTAGACGAGCTTCTTGTCTACAAAGACTATGAGACGCGCGGACTTACAGAACTGACCGCTTGGCTAGACAAGCAAGGCATAGCTGCCTTTGGCGCGCTGATGCTTGATCTGTTTCCAAGGCAGTCCCTTAGTAAACAACCCTATGAACCGGGGCAAAACCCGATTGAAATTTTGAACTGGTTTGATCCAGGGCCCTATCGGGCAACGCGCCAAATGCCGCTGCAAAACTTGTGGGTTCAGGGGGGAACCCGTGAAAGGCTGTTTTTCCAAGATACGCCACAGCGATCACCCACATTGAACAAGCTGCCGTTGGTGAAGTGGCGGCGTGGCTATGCATATGTGAATTCCTGCCATTCTATGCTGCCACCGGTGATGAACCATTGCTATAATGGCCCAAGGGGGCAGCAGCCTTCAGGCGTATTGTTGCATACGAAATTTCTGCCGGAAATTGTTTCCAAATCAGAAACGGAAAAGCAACGAGCACAACACTTTCACACACCGAAAAACTTTGATGATTATTATGACCACCTCGTTGCTGATCCCGTTTTATGGCACGAAGGGGCCGTGCAATACCAAGGTCCAGCACAACTGGAAAAATTGGGTTTAATGCACGGCGGAGGTTGGTGACCTACACGCTGAAGTTGAAAGTCCGGCTAAAGTTTTAAGTAAAATTAAAGCGCAGCGTAACGCGATCTAAATTCATTGATTTCATGAAGAATTTTGTGACATATTGCCAAGAAACGAGCAAAACAAATGGGTCATCAGATCCGCAACATCGCAGCGCTTCGGCATCAACTTCGTGAGGAACAGTCGTGAGCCTTTTGGACTCATATCGGATGCGTCTGAGCCGCAAGCGTCGCATTGTTCGTTCGGTCCGCAAAGCAAGGCAGCTGCGGTGCAAGCAAGACAACACAGGACGCATTCAAAATGATGACGTCCTTTTGGTCTCGACCATTCGGAACGAAGCCATCCGCATGCCGTATTTCTTGCAGTATTACCGAGATATGGGCGTCAATCATTTCCTATTCGTGGACAATGACAGCACCGATGGCTTGATGGATCTTGTTGGCGATATGCCCGATGTATCAGTGTGGTTCACAAAAAGTAGCTATAAATCTGCGAATTATGGTGTGGACTGGATGAACTGGATCAAACGCAAATACGCGCATGGTCATTGGACTCTGGTGGTCGACCCGGATGAGTTTTTTGTTTACCCGTTTTGTGACAGCCGCCCCATTCGTGCATTGACCGATTGGCTGGATAATTCTTCGCTGCGCAGCTTTTCAGCCATGTTGCTGGATATGTATCCCAAAGGCAGGCTTGATGAATTCCCCTATGCCCCCGGGCAGAACCCGATGGAAATCGCGGCTTGGTTTGATGCCGGCAACTACACTATCTCTAAGAACCCGCAGTATGGAAACCTTTGGATCCAAGGGGGACCAAGGGCGCGTGCGTTCTTTGCAGACGCACCCAAAAAAGCACCGGCTTTGAATAAAATCCCGCTCGTGAAATGGGATCGCGACTATACCTATGTCAGCTCGACCCATAATTTGCTGCCGCGTGGTTTGAACCTGACATACGAAAAATGGGGGGGCGAAAAGGCCAGCGGCATTCTTTTGCACGCCAAGTTTCTGGATACTTTTGCCGCAAAAGCCGCAGAAGAGCTTTCGCGCAAACAGCATTATGCAAACAGTGTTGAATATACGACCTATGCAGCTCAGCTAAAAGACAACCCAGACCTTTGGTGCAAATGGTCGGAAAAATATATCAACTGGCGCCAGTTAGAGATTTTGGGCCTGATGTCCAAAGGAAACTGGGCATGACATTAGGCGTTCTCATGTTGGTGCACACGGATCTGCAACGGGCAGAGCAGGTGGCGCGCCATTGGATTGCCGCAGGTTGCCCAGTTGTGATCCATGTGGACGCGGCGGTTGATCGTCAGACGTTCAAAGCATTCAAAGCCAACCTGAGCGACGCGACATTGGTCCGGTTTTGCAAACGTCACAAGTGTGAGTGGGGTATGTGGGGCTTGGTGGCAGCGTCGCAGTCGGCTGCAGAGCTGATGCTGGCGTCGTTTGAACAGGTGCGGCACGTGTTTCTGGCCTCTGGTTCTTGTTTGCCTCTGCGGCCCGTTTCAGAACTGACCTCATATCTTGATGCAAGGCCCAGAACGGATTTCATCGAGTCGGCCACCACCGCTGATGTGCCCTGGACTGTCGGTGGGCTGGAAGCAGAACGGTTTACACTGCGATTTCCATTCTCTTGGAAAAAGCACCGCTATATCTTTGATAAATATGTTAATTTGCAACGACGTCTAGGGTTCAAACGCAGCGTACCCAAGGGATTGGTGCCGCATATGGGGTCGCAATGGTGGTGTTTGACGCGGCAAACCTTGTCGGCCATTCTGCAAGATCCAGACCGTTCAACCTATGATAAATACTTTAGAAAAGTATGGATCCCAGACGAAAGCTATTTTCAGTCTTTGGCGCGGCTATATTCGACCAGTATCGAAAGCCGCTCGCTGACGCTGTCGAAATTTGATCATCAGGGCAAGCCACATATTTTCTATGATGATCACCTGCAATTGTTACGGCGGTCTGATTGCTTTGTGGCACGCAAAATCTGGCCACGTGCGGATCGGCTGTATCAGGCCTTTTTAGATCAGGCACAGCGCGAACCGCGTCATGCAGAGCCCAATCCAGCCAAAATTGACCGAATTTTTGCAAAAGCTGTCGAGCGGCGCACAATTGGTCGGGCGGGGCTGTATATGCAATCGCGCTTTTTGGACCAATATTGGGAGAACGGCGTGTCGGCTGCCCCCTATTCGGTATTCCAGGGGTTTGCAGAATTATTTGAGGACTTTGACACCTGGCTGACCGCGGCATCAGGCTGTCAGGTGCATGGGCATCTATTTGCACCAGAGCGGGCCGAGTTTGCAGGTGGGCAAAAAATTATCAACGGCGCTTTGTCAGACAGCGCAAAATTACGCGATCATAACCCGCAAGGTTTTTTGACAAATTTGATCTGGAACACGCGCGGGGGACGCCAGTGCTTTCAGTACGGTCCAAGTGATTTGCAGGCCAACAATTGGTTTTTTGCCAAAGACCCGAATGCGCAGATTTCTATCATTTCGGGTGCCTGGGCGATCCCGTTGTTTAAATCCAATCGAAATTTTGCAGAGATCCGCAAGCAAGCGGCGAAACTGCAAAAGATAGAGACTGACTTTTTGGATGTAATGCGCTCGCCTTGGGCCAAGGCCCGTGTTCGTATTTGGACGATGGCCGAATTCATCGAGGCCCCTATGGAGCCTTTGCAAACCGTGATTGATGAAATTGGCAAGCAAACACCGCGCCGCTTGTCCGAGGCCCCGCGCATGACGGATTTGACAGGTTTTGGTCAATTTCTACAAAATCTCAAGAACCAGGGCATGCACCCGTATCTTATGGGGGATTTTTCGGTATCGTCTGGTGAAACAAGCGACGGTAAGCCGCCGCGCAAACCCTATTTGGTACAGTGAACTGAATGTCTGACACTTTTGACTATTTTGTTGTTTTCGCCGAAATGCGCACCGGTTCCAATTTTCTGGAGGCCAACATCAATGCGATCGATGGGTTGGCCTGCCATGGCGAGGCGTTTAACCCGCATTTCATCGGATACCCCAACCACACGACAATATTGGATGTGGACTTGGCTGAGCGCGAAGATGATCCGCAGGCTTTGGTTGATGCCATCAAGGCAGATTCGACCGCTTTGGGAGGCTTTCGGTTTTTTCATGACCACGACCCGCGTATCTTGGAAAGCTGTTTAAACGATCCTCGCTGCGGAAAGATCATCCTGACACGCAACCCAATGGACAGCTATGTCAGTTGGAAAATCGCTCAGGCGACAGGACAATGGAAATTGACCGACGTGCGCAAACGTAAAGACAGCCAGGTGGTATTTGACGCCGAAGAATTCACGGTTCATGTCGCCAAGCTGCAGGCTTTTCAGGTATTCTTGCTGAACACATTGCAGAAATCGGGGCAAACCGCGTTTTATGTCGCCTACGAAGACCTGCAGGACGTCGATGTGATGAATGGCTTGGCAAAATATCTTGGGGTTTCTGGGCGTATTGACGCGCTGGACAGCAAGCTAAAACGGCAAAACCCAAGCCATATCTCTGATAAAGTCGCCAATTTTGAAGCCATTCCGGCCGCTATTTCGGATCTTGATCAGTTTAATCTGTCGCGGACGCCAAATTTTGAACCGCGACGGGGCGCGGCGGTGCCTACTTATGTGGCGGCACCTGATACCGGTTTGATGTTCTTGCCGATAGCGGGTGGGCCGGATCAAGAAATAATATCCTGGCTGGCAAATTTGGATGGCAAAGATCCCGCGGATTTGGTGACAAAGATGAACCAGAAACAACTGCGGCAATGGAAACGTGGGCATCAACCACATCGCGCCTTTTGCGTTTTGCGTCACCCGGTTGTTCGAGCTCATCACACGTTCTGTACCAAGATCCTCTCGACCGACGCTGGCAGCTATAAAAAGATCCGTCGTACGCTGCGCAATCGTTATGGATTACCAATACCAGACACCCTGCCCGATGTGCTGTATGACGCCAACGCGCACCGCATGGCTTTTGCTGAATATCTGAAGTTTGTACGGGCCAATTTGGTTGGACAAACCGCGATTCGCCAAGACGCTTTTTGGGCTTCGCAGGCTAGCATTGTGACCGGGTTCTCTGGATTTGCCCTACCCGATGTCATTTTGCGCGAAGACGAAGCTGAGCAGGGGCTGAAAAATCTGGCCAATCAGGTGGGGCGCGAGGAGGTGCCGGAATTGACGAAAGGTCTCGACAGCGCTCCGTTTTCGTTAGACGAAATCTATGATGACGCCATCGAAGCGCTGACCCGTGAGGCCTATCAGCGGGACTATGTCACATTTGGTTTTGAAAATTGGCGCTGATGTTACGGGACTAGGCCGCTTGAACTGAATCAGCTTCTGTCAAAATTGCATAGAGTGTCGAGGCTTCTGGATTGGCCCGAAGCTTGGTGCAAATGCTTTGCTCGCGCAGGGTACGCGAAACATGCGCCAAGGCTTTCAGGTGCTCAACGCCCGCATCATGCGGGGCAAACAATGCAAAAGCCAAGTCAACAGGCTGCCGATCTACAGAGTTGAAATCCAAAGGTTTTTCCAAAAGGATAAAAGCACCGGATACCCCTTGCAGACCCGGAAGTCGGGCGTGGGGCAAAGCCAATCCCTTGCCAACACCTGTTGGGCCTAGGCCTTCACGTTCTTGCAGAGCCTCCACAACACGCGAACTGTCCAGCCCATAGGCTGTCGCAGCAAGATCACCAAAATCTTGCAGCAAACGCTTTTTGCTGGAGGCAGCCGAAATCACTTTGACTGCCTCTGGGCTTAGGATCGTTGAAAGGTCCATTGTGCCTGTGTCCTTGGACAGGGCTTTCGCCCTATTCCCGTTATTGCGGGTCAATCCAGCCTATGTTGCCGTCTTCGCGGCGATAGACAACATTTAGCCCGTCTTTTCCCTCATTGCGGAACACCAAGACCGGTGCTTCCGCTAGCTCCATCTGCATAACAGCCTCGCCAACTGACAAAGCCGGGATCTGTGTCTGCATTTCCGCCACAATAATGGGCTGCAGAGTTTCCGGTTCTGACTCGCTAGCTGCGCTTTCAGTGGCGAGGATATAAGATGCCGCACCTGAAAGTTCAACCGGTTCTGCCCGGTCTTTATGATGGTCTTTTAGGCGGCGTTTGTAGCGGCGCAGCTGCTTTTCCATTTTGTCGCTGCAATTTTCAAAAGCGGCATAAATTTCTGTTGCACGGCCTTTGGCCTGTGCGGTCAACCCAGTGGAAAGGTGGACTGTTGTTTCACAAACGTATTCATGAGCGCTTTTGGAAAAGACGACTCCGGCGTCAGTTGGCCTTTCGGCATATTTGCCCACAACGCCGTTCAATTCGTCCTGAACGTGCTTTTGCAGGGATTCGCCAATGTCGATTTGTTTTCCGGTAATTTGGTAGCGCATCCTGTCTCCTTTAGTTGGAACATAGCTGATCACACCTAATAAACGCCTAGGCGCTTAGGTTTTTTAGATCAGAATGTAGGTATTAGACGTATGTTCCGGTTTGCAGGTACTGGCCCCTTCAACAAGAGGCGACATGTTTAGCAAAGCGAAGGTCACATGCGTCATGCCACTATTGGGGCAGGCCAAGCAAAGATTGTCAATGATCTGAGACAAACTTAAGCCAAAAACGGCTGATTCAGGTTTTTGGCTTATGAAATGCGGAAACTGTCGCCAAGATAGACGCGGCGCACATTTTCGTTTTCGACGACCTCGTCGGGGCTGCCTGACATGAGAACTTTACCATCGTGTAAAATATAGGCTCGATCCACAATTTCGAGTGTCTCGCGCACATTGTGATCGGTGATAAGAACGCCGATGCCACGTTTTTTGAGGTCTGAAACCAAATGACGAATGTCGCCGACCGAGATCGGATCAACCCCGGCAAAGGGTTCGTCCAACAGCAAGTATTTTGGATCAGCGGCTAGGCAGCGGGCGATCTCGACGCGTCGTCGTTCGCCACCAGAAAGCGCCAGGGCTGGCGCGCGCCGCAGGTGCTCGATTGAAAACTCAGACAACAGTTCTTCCAGCCGCTCGCGGCGTTTGTGCCGGTCTTTTTGCGCAATATCCAAAATCGCCATGATGTTGTCTTCGACATTCAGACCACGGAAAATGGACATTTCCTGTGGCAAATAGCCAATGCCCAATTTGGCGCGCCGATACATCGGCATAGTGGTCACATCAACGCCATCGATCAAAACGCGGCCACCTTCGGGGACGACTAAACCGGCGATCGAGTAAAACGATGTGGTTTTGCCACTGCCATTTGGCCCCAGTAAGGCGACCACTTCACCGCGCTTCAACTCGAGCCCGACATCGCGGATGACCACGCGTTTGCGATAGCTTTTGCGAAGTTTTTCAACGCGCAACCCCGAAGAACCCTCGGTGACCTCAAATTTTGGCTGGGTCATCAGTTCGCCTTTGGCCTTAAAACGGTTTTTACACGGCCGTGTAATTCTGCCGTTGAATTGTTTAAATTCACAGTCATGCGTTCAGAGGTGATGGAATTGATGCCCTGCACCAGTTGCACGCTGCCTGACATGTGGATCAAGCCGCTGTCGACGTCATATTCTGCGTCATCTGCTTTGGCGGTATCTTTGCCGCTGACAATAAACACCCCGCCAGAGCCGACAAGCCGTGCGATGCCATCTGCATTTGCGGTATAAAACACATTTACCAATGGCGCTTGCATACGCATTTCGCCTTGGATGATTTCCACATTGCCCTGAAAGGCGGCGCTGCCGGTTTCCTGATCAACGGACAAGCTGTCAGCCGAGACCTCGACAGGTGCGTTGGGGTCCTGAGTTGAAATGCCAAAGTCGACTTTGAATTCCTGCGCTGACGAGCTGGCTGGAAGCGTCATTAACACTGCAAAACAAATCGTTTTTAACCCAAACAAAGCAGACCTCGTGTATTTACTGTGGCGTGTATAGCAGGTTCACGCCATTAGTGAAAAGGAAACGCGTGCGGGCCCCATCGTCAGACTGTGACATTTGCATCGCTCCGGCACGAAACTGTCCCGCTGGGCCGGATCCTGCGATTTCGTGGGTGGCGCTGGCAGTGCCTGTGTCCATATCCACCAGCAACTCTTGAGTGGTGATTGTATAGCCCGTTGTCGACTCGATCATCACATGCCCTTTCAGGGTTGCCCCCAAAGTCAGGCTGTTGATGGTTGCCGCATCCGAGGCAAATGCCACCGTTGATCCATCTGTGAAATCCAGTTGCGCAGATATGTCTGAGGCATGGGTGACCCGCGGGTTGTCTAGATCGGGTTTGGCCGATTCTGCGGTGACAGAAATTGAATCGCCGGCCAAGGTTTGGCCCGCAAAAAACGGCGCGCTAATACGTTGATCGCGCGCACGTTCTTCAAGCTCGCTTTTGGCAAAGGGTATTGAACTGGTTGGCGCAACTGATCGTGCAAACAGGAACATCGTGGACAACAGCATAAGTGCAATCAGTGGCAACAGTACTTTGAGCCAGGCAATCACTGTTGAATATGTCAGTCCACGTCGTGCCATTGTATCAATGCGCAAAGATGTCGGTTTCGGGCCAGCCAGCTAGGTCTAGTTTTGCCCGGGTCGGAAGAAAGTCAAAGCAGGCCTGGGCCAATTCTGAGCGCCCTTCACGCGCAAGCCGCTGATTCAGCTTTTCGCGCAGCTCGTGCAGGTACAAAACATCGCTTGCAGCATAAGACAGTTGCGCATCGCTTAGGGTTTCAGTGCCCCAATCGCTCATTTGTTGTTGCTTGGAAATATCGATGTTCAATAGTTCTTGCAGCAGGTTCTTAAGCCCGTGCCGGTCCGTATAAGTGCGGATCAGTTTGGAGGCAATTTTTGTGCAATAGACTGGGGCAGTTAGGGCCCCAAAAGCATTGTACATTGCGGCGATGTCAAACCGTCCAAAGTGAAACAATTTCAACACCTTGGGATCTTCAAGCATTTTGCAGAGGTTGGGGGCTTCGGTTTGGCCTTTTTCTATTTGAACCAAATAGGCTTCGCCGTCTCCGCTGGACAGTTGCACCACGCACAGGCGGTCGCGGTGCGGGTTCAGGCCCATGGT
This is a stretch of genomic DNA from Cognatishimia sp. WU-CL00825. It encodes these proteins:
- a CDS encoding ribonuclease D, coding for MANHLFKGDLPDGLNLGPIVAIDCETMGLNPHRDRLCVVQLSSGDGEAYLVQIEKGQTEAPNLCKMLEDPKVLKLFHFGRFDIAAMYNAFGALTAPVYCTKIASKLIRTYTDRHGLKNLLQELLNIDISKQQQMSDWGTETLSDAQLSYAASDVLYLHELREKLNQRLAREGRSELAQACFDFLPTRAKLDLAGWPETDIFAH